The following nucleotide sequence is from Phacochoerus africanus isolate WHEZ1 chromosome 6, ROS_Pafr_v1, whole genome shotgun sequence.
GATGCAGCTGTGCCTTGTGGGACCTCAGCCCAAGAGTGGACACCAGAGAGGAAAAGTATTGAGACCAAGAGCCAGAAGTCCTTGATCCCCTCCATCATGCCTCTGAGAGCCCTCTAGAAAATTAGAAGCACCTCTGAAGAAAACGGCTGGGGTGTCCCTGCATCATTAGAGATTTAAGTTCTTGCTACCTAATGGAAAAGGTGCTGAAGGCAGAAATTGGGTTTGAATGTAGAAAAGTAAGGAAGTCAACATTTTCTGGACATATAAGTTCGCATCCTAACATTTGTAACCACTATTCCAAtactgtttgattttttaaaaaatgagaatatcaggagttcccatcatggcacagtggttaacgaatccgactaggaaccatgaggttgagggttcaaaccttggccttgctcagtggattaaggatccggcgttgctgtgagctgtggtgtagattgcaggcgaggctcagatcccactttgctgtggctctggcataggctggcggctacagctccggttcgacccccagcctgggaacctccatatgccgcgggaacggcccaagaaatggcaaaaagaccccctccccccaaaaaaaagagagagagagaatatcaccatttcttttcttccttttttcaggtgcacagcacctgaggcatatggaagttcctgggctagggattgaatctaagcctcatctgcagcctatgccacagctttggcaatgttagatccttaatctgctgagctgggctggggattgaaccagcaaagccacagagacaagccggatcattaactcactgcatcatagtgggaactcctaagtatgtattatttgtgtaaattaaaaaaattatatttgtaggagttcccatcgtggcacagtggaaacgaatctgactaggaaccatgaggttgcagattcgatccctggccttgctcagtgggctaaagatctggcatttccatggctgtggtgcaggccagcagctgtagctccaattagacccctagcctgggaacctctatgtggcgtgggtgtggccctaaaaaacaaaaaaaaaaaaaaccaaaaaaaaaattgttaaattccACTTCTATGgagtacctagagtagtcaaattcatagagacagaaaatagaataacTGCCAGCGGCTTGGGACAGGAGAAAGGGGAGTTATTGCCTAATAGGTATATGGATTTCAGTtcgggaagatgaaaaagttctggggaGGGGTGgtagtgatggctgcacaataatgtgaatgcacttaatgtcactgaacatttacatttaaaatggtaaatttcatgttatgtgtaTTTCGTGTTATGTATatttgccacaataaaaaaaagaatgtaaaagaaaaaggaaaaatgactgtTGCAAAGTTACTGTAACAGCTTTGATTCTGGATGTTTCTCAAAAACAGGCATGGTTCATACTCACTCCATTACCATTTACCGAGTGCACTTCCAGCTAACTTATGCCCATCTGAAGCCCCCAAATTTTGCAGCAAGACTATTTCTGGGTACCTGCCTAGCCACCAGCCAGAAAGCAGCTTGCCACTTCCTTCTCGGCCTGGTCACATACTCTCTTGGTGGCTCTCTTGTTGCAGATCCCAAAAGAGAGGTCAGTGGGCAGCTTGGGTTCTGCcttaaaaaccacaaaacagGACATGAAACCAGTGACACTGCCCTGGGGGCACGGAGTGCACCCTAGGTAGCCTTACCATTTCTGCATGCCTCTGGTCCTGGCACGCAGTTCCATGTTCATCTAACAAAGTTCTACTTCAATCTCTTGGTGGGGTTCCCTTGAAGATGGCAGGAAGAAGTTGTATTTTTTTGGAAGTCTTTcaatggaaatattttccttAGCAATTGACTCTCAAATCTCTCCTCTAGTCAGAATAGATTCCAATAGGGAGACTGTAAATAGAGATGATGAAAATTTGTCCAATCAGCAGGTGTTTcttgagcacctcctgtgtgttCAGCATCACTATAGGATCTCTGAATAAGTGTACACTAGAGAAATAGCACCTAATCATGAAGGTAGATTTTCCAGATCagaaacaatcagaaaaaaaccaaaaccaagccggagtttccgttgtggctctcgactagtgtccatgaggactagggttcaatccttggcctcattcagtgggctcagtgggttaagcttccactgagctgtgatgcagaCAGCAGAGGCggctagcccgggaacatccatatgcctcaggagaggccctaaaaaaaaaaaaaaaattaaagaaaggatCTACTTTTTTGGAACCTCAAAGGGCTTCTAAGGAAAGTTCAGGGCTTTCTAGGGTAGCTAACTGGATATAGAAGATGAGTAAATTTTTCGCCTAGGAATACAAAGAACGGTGGTAGCCCCGAGAGCAACAGTTTTTCTCTAATTCCTAGCTCGATAGTACACTCGACATTGTAGACAGAAGATCCTAATCTCTACGTTTGCCAGTCCCACAAAGCACTTAATCAGGTGCTGGTCACCTACGGTACTGGAAAGCCAGCTTGAAAAGCCACTCTAGACGGCAGAATAATAAAAgcgtgaaagaaaagaaagaaaagcgtGAAGGAGCACAGGCAAATCGATCACAGAGGCTGCCGTATCCCGGAGGCAGGCGCGCTCTACAAAGGAAAGGTGGGGCTTGTCTGAGAACTACAACTCCCAGAAGGCATCCAGCAGAGTACCAACGTTTCCGGCCAGAGCTCATTTCCGGTCTTTCGGGTGCTGACGCTCTCTTCCGGCCTTGGCGGCCCCCTGGAGGGTTTGTGCGGTGCGCACGGTGAGTCCTTTGATTCTGGGGGTGCCAAAGTTCGTGTCCACACAACACTCAGCGGCTGAGGGTTAGCTTTGGCAGGGCGGGGAGGGAATAGAGCACGCTGGCCGGAGGACGTGTAATCTTGGCAAGAGACGGAGAGGGGGCAGAACAGACTAAGCCCTCAGAGGGCCCCAGAAAGGGATGTGGAAGACGAGGACGAATGCGGTCCCGCGGGAAAAATGGACAGTAGGATACAGGGGCGTGAGGGAGGACCCTGCTAGCGCGCATTGGGATCCCTGGGGTGCTGGTGGAGGAATAGCAGCCGGGGAAAGGCAACAGCCGTGAGGGATTCCTGTGTGCGGGAAAGCTAGAGGCCGCTACAGTTCCGAGATGGGCCGAAATGCGGCAGGCCAAGGAAACCTCTATTCTGGCCACATGGAGCTCTCTCAGAAGACCCCAGTAATTGGGGAGCACCCAGGACCCCTCGCAGTAATAGGTAGCAGATATGCCCCGGAGGTCTACAGATTTTCCGAGGGCTGCAGGGTGGATTTGGTGGGAAGCTTGCGAATGGGACAGCTTTGGTAGCGTATACTCTGCTCTGTGGAAGTGGCCGCTGCTTTGATGAGCTCAGAAGATCTTTGACGGACTTTGTAAGAAAGGACTGTCAGAAAGATTTTGGTGGTTTTACATGCTTGGATTGACTGCTCACTTGCTTTTTCCTCCAAAGATGAGGCTGCTGGCATTCGTGGTGTTGACTCTCTTTGCTGTCACTCAAGCAGAGGAAGGAGCCAGGCTTTTGGCCTCCAAATCACTGCTGAACAGATATGCTGTGGAGGGGCGAGACTTGACCTTACAGTACAACATCTACAATGTTGGCTCAAGGTAAGGAGGCCCTGAAGCTATAGGTTGGGCCCTTTTAAGCTTCTCAGGTATCTTGACTGGGAACAGGGATCAGTAATGATTTATCTTTGGGAGGACTCCAGCAACAGGTATTGTGTGTAAATGAATTCACTGCTGGATGACTTTTGGAGGAGGACATTCTTACCTAAGCTACAAGAAACCATCCTCCAATTTTGTGAGTTGCTAGAGTCTCATagtggagaagaagaaagaattgtGTGAAATAGGGAGAGAAggatgaaaaggcagaaaacaggctcagcagaaacgaatctgactaggatccatgaggacgcaagttcaatccctggcctcgatcagtgggttaaggatctggcgttgctgtgagctcaggtttaggttgcagactcagctcagagccctcattcctgtggctgtggtgtgggtggcagctgtagttccaattcgacccctagcctgggaacttctacatgccgtgggtgcagccctaaaaaagaaaaaaaaaaagaaagaaagaaaaaaaaggcaaaaaacacatgatcctTTGTTACCTCAAAGGTTTTGTTTcagctcccttccttcctttttttgatctctgcatacttctttttttttgtcttttgtctttgttgttgttgttgttgttgttgttgctatttcttgggccgctcccgcggcatatggaggttcccaggctaggggttgaatcggagctgtagccaccggcctacgccagagccacagcaacgcgggatcggagccgagtctgcaacctacaccacagctcatggcaacgccggatcgttaacccactgagcaagggcagggaccgaacccgcaacctcatggttcctagttggatttgttaaccactgcgccacgatgggaactcctctgcataCTTCTTTATTAGCAAACTAATTATTCAGACTAGAGATAGAGACtgcagaggaaaaataatttgatcCTGCAATTCTAGGACAAACTGCATAGTATGGGAGTCTTAAGTTTTCAcagaataggggaaaaaaagaaaaaaatcatttagaacaGTCTTTCCCAAAATTTCAGACATattcttgggggagggggttacAAGTTTTCTCTGGTAACATTTAAATCTAAACCAATTAATACACACTTGTTCAGGATGCTCTGGGAGACCGTCTTACATGGCAGAGGGTTACCGTATGATCGCAACGTCTGCTCTCATACCTCTGATTTCTGGGGCACCAAGTGAAGACCAGCTGTGCTTCACTTTTCATGTGGCATCTCTCATTGGGTGCTCAGACCCTTCACACCGTTGTTAAACATTTCCTATGAGATCTGTGAGTTGTCGTGGTTCAGGACACTCGTTCATAGCAGGGATTCTCAgagtagggtggggtggggatggtagCCAGGGAGACACATGAAGTGTGAAAAGGAACATTCAAACTACCTATTGATTTTGTAAAACCAATTCCATAAAGTCAACCTTGACAAAATTTTTGAGCAGTAGCAGAAAACCAACTATAGATTCACCCGAGGGGGGCTGGGATAAACTTGGCTGGGAAATACTGGTGTAGAGGTAAAAGAGTCCCAGCACACGAGAACAGTTAGGAAGACCGTGTGCCAAACGCATGTGTAAAGAACATCTTTGAGATCAGTGATTAAGCCGTAACTTGTCATGGTCTTTTGGACCCAAAGGGCCAATCCACGAGAAACCCAAGACATCCATCAAACTTCTCAGACTTCTTTGGGGCAAGGTGATCCACTTTTAATACAgagtcagaagaagaaaaatatggttTTGCTCCCCCAAATCCACCCTCCCCCCGTTATTTGTGTTAAcatgttttcagaattttttttgctttttagggctacactctcggcatatggaagttcccaggctacaggttgaattggagctactgttgccggcctactccatagccatagcaatgcaaaatccaagctgtgtctgtgacctacaccacagctcacggcaacgccggatccttaacccactgagagaggccaaggttAGTTaatatggatgctagtcaggttcgttaaccactgagtcacgatgggaactcctgttttagaattttaagcaaacagttgctgcagctggggtaaGGTAGCCCCAGGTCCGTCCACCAGGAAGTGCTGTCATTTTGTGCATTGCCATCCAGCTCTCAAGGAGGTTACCAGCCTGGGGTCTGCTCTTCTGTAATTATTGCAGAGCTCCAGTTTGCTTCAGGCAAGTCAAGTGCTCCCCTCTCTTATGCATGCTTACTAGATTGGTGCATCCACCTACACATTCTTTACTAATAAAGACCAGAGGTACCATTCTGGCTCCCATGAGCTGTTGCAGATAATCTTGAATCTTGTTGCTGTCACCAGTGGCTATGATATGGACAAATTCCAAATGCCCTTGTTTGAAGGGCAGTAGGCTGAGGAGCTCCTGGGTCCTTCTGCAGTAGGGGCAGGTGGGCTTGAGGGACACCTCCACCTTCCCAGGCTGGATTTTGCCGTTCACGAATGCTTGAGCCATGCTGACAGGGGGCTGCCTCCCAGGGAGGAAACCTCAATTGCAGGTATTGCTCGGATGTAAAACCTcagcttcctttctttcattaatattcttgttgcctttcttttattttattgcctttaattttctcttccagATGAATCTtgctcctcttcccctccttatgtatacacacacacacacacacacactctctctctctctctctctctcacacacacacacgagaagaAATTGGAGACAAAATAGATTGGGGCTGGaattcccgccatggtgcagtgggatcagtggcatcttgggagtgctgggatgcatgTTTGGTCCCCGGctaggcacagtgagttaaggatctagtgggCTTAGGTTGAGACTAAAgcttgtatctgatccctggctcaaaaactccacatgcctcagggtggccaaaaaagaaaaagacaaaaagaaaacaagatagaTTTGGGTCCAGTCtttcctagttttttgttttttgggttttttgttgttgttgttttttagggcctcaccatggcatatggaagttcctgggctagaggttgaatcagagctgcagctgctggcctaccccacagccacagcagcaccggattcctgacccactgagtgaggcttgggattgaactcacatcttcatggttattagtcagattcgtttgtgctttgccgcaataggaactccctttcctaGGTATTCGAATATTTTGGCACTCAGAATCTAGGCCTTGACCTGGATTCTTTAGTGCAACAAATCCAAGTTAGTATGTGACTCATGTCTGTCTTTTGTAGTCCTAATTTTTTTAGTACAGTCAGGCAGATCTGATTGctaattgctttaattttttttttttttttttttttttttgctgcgcctgcagcatgtggaagttcccaggccaggaataaacccttgccactgcagtaacccaggccactgcagtgacagtgttggatccttgacccactgcgccacaagagaactccctgattgCTTTAATTTTATATCCATTACTTAactgatcttttgtttttgtttcctctgttttctAGTGCTGCATTAGATGTGGAACTCTCTGATGATTCTTTCCCTCCAGAAGACTTTGGCATTGTCTCTGGAATGCTCAATGTCAAATGGGACCGGATTGCTCCGTATCCTCTTGACGCTGGGTGATGAAGgctagtgggggaggggggccaaAGCAGCAGGGTCACTTCAAGCGGTCTGGGTATGCATGGCCATTCTTGTCACCTCTTTGGATAAGATGCGggtcagcggttaacaaacccgactagcatccatgaggacttgggttgatccttggccccactcaatgggttaaggatctggcattaggttgcagacacggcttggatcctgtgttgctgtggctgtggtgtaggctggcagctgcagctctgattcaaaccctagcttgggaacttccatatgccgagggtacagcccaaaaaaaaaaaaaataaaagggcaagaGAGACTGGTGAGAATCGTGTGCATGAAGTTCAGGTTATAAGGCCCTAAAACACACTATGTAGGGAAAGTGTAGATAGATATTTGTGGCTGGGTGAACATGTTGAAAGTGCTTTTAAGAGAAGTTCAGTGGGTTGCTGGTAGGGAGGTCCTGGGTGACTTTCTAAAGACTCGTTTTTACTCAATGAAACTCTTATTTGGATCTCCTGGTTATTTCCCCAGTGTTTTgagttagattatttttttcccttgtgaattaaagtatatttagatTTTGCAGTGAGGGTAGgcattctttttgtattttttggttttgttttgcattttcaagaatttccttcagggagttcctgttgtggtgcagtggttaacaaatccgactaagaatcatgaggttgcgggtttgatccctggccttgctcagtgggttaaggatctggcgttgccgtgagctgtggtgtaggtcgcagctgcggctcagatcctacgttgctgtggctgtggcgtaggctggtggctacagctccgattagactcctagcctgggaacctccatatgctgtgggaagtggccctagaaaaggcaaaaaaaaaaaaaaagaacttccttcCGTTGTAATCAGTGAAAGATTTTCTGTGACTTTAAGTAACTAATTTTTCATCTATAACATACACTGTTTTGAAAGTTTACTTAAAAAACCACGTTACTGAGTATATTATGGACTCCCCAAAACTTGACTAAAAAGATAAGTTATCTCACACACTTTAGGCTTAGAAAAACCTGTGTTTATTATTTTGCAGAGTGTTGTAGATAGGAAATCACTGCATATGTTGACAGCTCTTTGTAAATGGTGCATTTAGTCCATAAGCTGAAAGTTTGTTAGCTTCATCTTTTTCCCTCCTTAACCCTTGGGCCAGTGCTAGCAATGTGTCCCACACCGTGGTCCTGCGCCCTCTCAAGGCTGGTTATTTCAACTTCACCTCAGCAACTATTACTTACCTGGCCCAGGAGGATGGGCCTGTTGTGGTGAGTTGCCCAAACCTTTAGCTGGATGAGGCTCAGCTTTGTCTTCCTTTGAAACTCTTGCAAAAAAATTCCAGAGTTGGTGCTAAATTCTGAGGAAGATAAAAAGGACCAGAAACTTGGGCTATTGTCCTTAGGAGAGAAGTTTGTTTCAAATTATAAAGTTTCAGAATCAAGCTATTAAAATGGATggaaaggagtttccattgtggctcagcagaagtgaatctgactaggatccataaggatgcaggttcgatctctggcctcgctcagtgggtcaaggatatggcattgccgtgagctgtagtgtaggtcgcagacacggctcagatctggtattgctgtggctgtggtgtaggctggtggctacagctccaattggacccctagcctgggaatctccatgtgccacgagtgtggcccttaaaagaccaaaaaaaaaaaaaaaaaggagagaaagggggtACTGTAGgatccctttcctcttccttctgcttttaatCTAGATGGTGTCACATGCTACCCAGTTTTTTGCCATCCTTGTCCTTCCAATCCATCATCTGTGCCTCTGTCATACAGTTCTCAGTCTCCATTGTCTGTCTTTTCCTTGCTTAGAATGCTCCTGCGTATTGCATCAAGGCTGAGCATTTCTGTCTCTCCTTGCATAACTTCCAGTAGGCTCACtgttttctgcttctctcttcctctcactctGTCCATTAGGACTCTCCGTCTTAATTAGGCCAAGCTCCTTCCTGTAGTGCCTCCCCGTTTCTCAGTGCTCATTTTTTCCactttgcctttgttttctttctttctttctttctttctttctttctttctttctttctttctttctttctttctttctttctttttttttgtctttttgtcttttctagggccacacccttggcatatggaggttcccaggctaggggtccaatcagagctgtaaccgccagtctacaccagagccacatcaacatggaatccgagccacgtctgtgacctacaccacagctcacggcaacgccagatccttaacccactgagagaggccagggatggaacctgcaacctcatggttcctagttggattcgtttccactgcgccacaatgggaactcctgcctttgttttctgtttgaagTATTCTCCCTTCTCCACTTCATTATCTGAAGTCTTCTCAAgacccagctctgagctgcatctccttgtttctgtcttttgcttttttaattcatATTGTTCTTTCTGCCCCATTTTTTCACTAAACATTCAATGACTACATCTGCATTTATTTGACTCTTATAGTTAGTCCATGCCACTCAAACATTTAATGATTGACTGTCTTcagcagttctctctctctctttctctcttttggctgcatccatggcatttggaagttcctagactagggattgaacctgcaccacagcagttaccagagccacagcagtgacaacactggatcctttaactgctagggcaccagggaattcccattagTTCTCtttcttatgtctaggtctttccCTCATCTCCACCTCCCAATTTAATTCTAAGTTCCTTGAAGCAAGGAActtagatttctttctctttcccatatGGAGTAGAAACTCAGTGGTGAACAATCCTGTTTGATTGATGTAAAGCTTAGCACACCGTTACTGAGTCCCTGCAGTGTGCTAGACTCTAGGGAATACCAAGGACATCAAGACACTCTCCTAGCCCCCCAAAAGCTTAGGTCAtgaatttataaatacaaataggCTTTAGGCTACTTAGTGAGTACATAGTAGGGAAGGGTCTTAACAGAGTCAACCATAGAACTAGAAGAAATCCAAGAGTctttagagttctcttgtggctcagtatgggttaaagatctggtgttgtcactgctgtggcatggcttcagtctctggcccaagaacttccacaagctgtagGTGtgtccacaaaaaaaagaaaaaaaaagaaatccaagaacATTCAGTGTACTCTctgaattacctttttttttcaatgtttctatacttttattttttatttttattattcttttctttttttggccacatctgcaacatatggatgtttctgggccagagagcaaatctgagccacaactgtgccAATGCTGGACCctgtggggattgaacctgcaccaccgcaaagacaatgctgggtcctcaactcaccatgcctcagcagaaactcctgtgtgtatatatatatatattttttttaagtgaaaaaaataatgatttattaagtttagtttctctttatttacacacacacatatattttttatatcttttctactctaagttattacaagatatttagtatagttccctgtgctacacagtaggtcgttgttgttatctttttttaaataaaccacaTGAAACCGTATTCTTGTAAACCTGGTTATGTTTTCACATCTTTCATGTCTGCTTTTAGAACCACCTCTAGGACTCTTTGGTTCCACCTGGCCCTTGATGGgttaaaagacacaaaataaagcCTCAGCTCCCACTTTGGAGCAAAGTTGTTTGGAGGGTGCTCCAAACTGTTGGCCTCCTCTCTAAGGCAAAGGAATGTGGGCCGGCCTCAGCCTCTCCTCTAGTAATGTACATTTGGGTAGGGCTTTCTACTTTTCAGAATCCTTTTCATAATTTCATTTGCACCTCATGTCAGCTTGTGAGGTATGGAAGTGTTTCCCCTTGAGGAGTAGGGAAGGAAATGATTGCCGAGTGGTGGTGTGCAACTCTTTCCAGAGTCTGAGGCTAAGATCAAAGAATTTGGCTTTAATTTCAGCTGCACACCtggcctactttttttttttttttttgtagtaaatGCTCATCATGTGTGTCTCATCTCCTGGCTCCTAATTTACTCCTCTTTACAACACACTAAGAATCACTCAACTCTCTCTATTTGAAAAACTCTTCCTCATTTTGATGCTTTCTTGGGCCTTTGGAAAATAAGAATCTCATGCTTAGAACTGTGGTAGATTGGCTCCTCGGTGCTGCCCTTCCCCAGATGAGAAAGTGTTGGAAACTTGCCTTAAtgcccttcttttcttctttccagatTGGCTTCACCAGTGCACCTGGACAGGGGGGAATCCTGGCTCAGCGGGAGTTTGATAGGAGATTCTCCCCCCATTTTGTAAGCTTTACAGTCTTCTCTCTTGGCATTCCCCTGGGAGGAGAACACCCTTTTTGGTTCTGGGCTCTCTTGGCCTCCTTAGAAGATAGGTCTAGTTGATAGGTTCTCATCATATCTGTTTTTTGGTGTCTGATACAGCCAGCCGTCAAATACCCTGATATAACCATGATTAGAGATGTGGGGCAAGGAGATCACAATTGCCAGAACCAAAAAAACTGCCCTTTTTTCCTACTTAGCCTTGAGTAGGGCCCCACCTTAGAGTCCTGGGTCTGATTCGAGGATTAAAAGGATATCTGCTTAGATTCAAAGAGTCATAGAGCATCGAGAAGGTTAAAATAGGAAGTTTGTTGTAATCTAATCTAGGAGAGAATTTTTTTGAAGGTTTGCCTAAAGTAACGAATGAGGagattcatttcttcattcactcaGTGAGTAATTACAAGGTTCCTAATTACATGCTCAGTTCTGTGCTTTGCTTTGAGAAAACAGTGGTGAGCAAGACATAGCCCCTTCCATTAGAGATCTTATGGGCTTATAGAGGACTCAGCACAAGTCAGTGGGGTGGGCAAAATGCTGGAGGAGCTGCAGCAGGAACATCTAACCTGGTCATTGAGAGTCAGGGAGGATTTTCTGGAGGAGGGAAGTTTAGATAAAGAGGAGGTAAGGAAGGGTAGGCGATCTGGGAAGAGGGAGTATCTCAGAAGAGAGAGTGTGGTGCCATGAAAGGCAGGTGGTTTAGTGAGGCCGGAGAGCAGAATGTGAGGCAGAGGGATGGAAGAGGGGCTGGT
It contains:
- the SSR2 gene encoding translocon-associated protein subunit beta, with translation MRLLAFVVLTLFAVTQAEEGARLLASKSLLNRYAVEGRDLTLQYNIYNVGSSAALDVELSDDSFPPEDFGIVSGMLNVKWDRIAPASNVSHTVVLRPLKAGYFNFTSATITYLAQEDGPVVIGFTSAPGQGGILAQREFDRRFSPHFLDWAAFGVMTLPSIGIPLLLWYSSKRKYDTPKTKKN
- the LOC125129549 gene encoding glutaredoxin-1-like, producing the protein MAQAFVNGKIQPGKVEVSLKPTCPYCRRTQELLSLLPFKQGHLEFVHIIATGDSNKIQDYLQQLMGARMVPLVFISKECVGGCTNLVSMHKRGEHLTCLKQTGALQ